In a single window of the Cygnus olor isolate bCygOlo1 chromosome 5, bCygOlo1.pri.v2, whole genome shotgun sequence genome:
- the ALKBH3 gene encoding alpha-ketoglutarate-dependent dioxygenase alkB homolog 3 isoform X1 yields the protein MSERRRRARVQGGWAGGPAGRAAAPKAPVASNVSPAGTTGQAWMKKDQPHTQKQFVFEKPSEVERKVPEAGVIDKPGVYELSTGPSGVSRIHLIPGFIDSEQADWMFEQLLQDIPWGQRTHIRQEMSFEEPRLTSWYGELPYTYSRITMQPNPNWHPLLTMLKERIEEFSGYAFNSLLCNLYRNEKDSVDWHSDDEPSLGKNPVIASLSFGATRTFEMRKKPSPEENGDYTYVERLKIPLDHGTLLMMEGATQEDWQHRVPKEYHSRDARINLTFRIVYPEPDGVWK from the exons ATGTCggagaggcggcggcgggcccgCGTGCAGGGCGGCTGGGCCGGCGGGCCGGCGGGGCGAGCCGCAG CACCAAAGGCACCTGTGGCCAGCAACGTTTCCCCTGCAGGCACTACTGGACAGGCATGGATGAAAAAAGATCAACCTCACACTCAAAAGCaatttgtctttgaaaagcCATCAGAG GTGGAACGCAAAGTTCCTGAGGCAGGTGTGATAGA CAAGCCTGGTGTGTATGAGCTCAGCACAGGACCAAGCGGAGTTTCTAG GATTCATTTGATTCCTGGCTTCATTGATTCGGAACAAGCAGACTGGATGTTTGAACAACTCCTTCAAGACATACCCTGGGGTCAGAGAACTCACATCAGACAGG aaatgtcttttgaGGAGCCAAGGCTTACCTCCTGGTATGGGGAACTTCCTTACACGTACTCCAGGATAACAATGCAGCCAAACCcaaat TGGCATCCTCTGCTGACTATGCTAAAGGAGCGCATTGAAGAGTTCTCTGGCTATGCCTTCAACTCCCTGCTCTGCAACCTGTACCGAAACGAGAAGGACAGCGTAGACTGGCACAGTGACGACGAACCATCACTGGGAAAAAATCCCGTCATTGCCTCGCTCAGCTTTGGTGCTACCCGGACCTTTGAGATGAGGAAGAAACCCTCCCCT gAAGAGAATGGAGACTATACTTACGTAGAGAGACTAAAAATCCCACTTGATCATGGGACTCTGCTGATGATGGAAGGAGCTACCCAGGAGGATTGGCAG CATCGAGTGCCTAAGGAATATCATTCCAGAGATGCACGTATAAACTTGACCTTTAGGATCGTTTATCCAGAACCTGATGGAGTTTGGAAGTGA
- the ALKBH3 gene encoding alpha-ketoglutarate-dependent dioxygenase alkB homolog 3 isoform X2, translated as MSCVCVHAVSPKAPVASNVSPAGTTGQAWMKKDQPHTQKQFVFEKPSEVERKVPEAGVIDKPGVYELSTGPSGVSRIHLIPGFIDSEQADWMFEQLLQDIPWGQRTHIRQEMSFEEPRLTSWYGELPYTYSRITMQPNPNWHPLLTMLKERIEEFSGYAFNSLLCNLYRNEKDSVDWHSDDEPSLGKNPVIASLSFGATRTFEMRKKPSPEENGDYTYVERLKIPLDHGTLLMMEGATQEDWQHRVPKEYHSRDARINLTFRIVYPEPDGVWK; from the exons AtgagttgtgtgtgtgtacatgcagTCT CACCAAAGGCACCTGTGGCCAGCAACGTTTCCCCTGCAGGCACTACTGGACAGGCATGGATGAAAAAAGATCAACCTCACACTCAAAAGCaatttgtctttgaaaagcCATCAGAG GTGGAACGCAAAGTTCCTGAGGCAGGTGTGATAGA CAAGCCTGGTGTGTATGAGCTCAGCACAGGACCAAGCGGAGTTTCTAG GATTCATTTGATTCCTGGCTTCATTGATTCGGAACAAGCAGACTGGATGTTTGAACAACTCCTTCAAGACATACCCTGGGGTCAGAGAACTCACATCAGACAGG aaatgtcttttgaGGAGCCAAGGCTTACCTCCTGGTATGGGGAACTTCCTTACACGTACTCCAGGATAACAATGCAGCCAAACCcaaat TGGCATCCTCTGCTGACTATGCTAAAGGAGCGCATTGAAGAGTTCTCTGGCTATGCCTTCAACTCCCTGCTCTGCAACCTGTACCGAAACGAGAAGGACAGCGTAGACTGGCACAGTGACGACGAACCATCACTGGGAAAAAATCCCGTCATTGCCTCGCTCAGCTTTGGTGCTACCCGGACCTTTGAGATGAGGAAGAAACCCTCCCCT gAAGAGAATGGAGACTATACTTACGTAGAGAGACTAAAAATCCCACTTGATCATGGGACTCTGCTGATGATGGAAGGAGCTACCCAGGAGGATTGGCAG CATCGAGTGCCTAAGGAATATCATTCCAGAGATGCACGTATAAACTTGACCTTTAGGATCGTTTATCCAGAACCTGATGGAGTTTGGAAGTGA
- the ALKBH3 gene encoding alpha-ketoglutarate-dependent dioxygenase alkB homolog 3 isoform X3, producing MAHKEMKDILLFAVVERKVPEAGVIDKPGVYELSTGPSGVSRIHLIPGFIDSEQADWMFEQLLQDIPWGQRTHIRQEMSFEEPRLTSWYGELPYTYSRITMQPNPNWHPLLTMLKERIEEFSGYAFNSLLCNLYRNEKDSVDWHSDDEPSLGKNPVIASLSFGATRTFEMRKKPSPEENGDYTYVERLKIPLDHGTLLMMEGATQEDWQHRVPKEYHSRDARINLTFRIVYPEPDGVWK from the exons ATGGCCCACAAGGAGATGAAggatattttgctgtttgcagtg GTGGAACGCAAAGTTCCTGAGGCAGGTGTGATAGA CAAGCCTGGTGTGTATGAGCTCAGCACAGGACCAAGCGGAGTTTCTAG GATTCATTTGATTCCTGGCTTCATTGATTCGGAACAAGCAGACTGGATGTTTGAACAACTCCTTCAAGACATACCCTGGGGTCAGAGAACTCACATCAGACAGG aaatgtcttttgaGGAGCCAAGGCTTACCTCCTGGTATGGGGAACTTCCTTACACGTACTCCAGGATAACAATGCAGCCAAACCcaaat TGGCATCCTCTGCTGACTATGCTAAAGGAGCGCATTGAAGAGTTCTCTGGCTATGCCTTCAACTCCCTGCTCTGCAACCTGTACCGAAACGAGAAGGACAGCGTAGACTGGCACAGTGACGACGAACCATCACTGGGAAAAAATCCCGTCATTGCCTCGCTCAGCTTTGGTGCTACCCGGACCTTTGAGATGAGGAAGAAACCCTCCCCT gAAGAGAATGGAGACTATACTTACGTAGAGAGACTAAAAATCCCACTTGATCATGGGACTCTGCTGATGATGGAAGGAGCTACCCAGGAGGATTGGCAG CATCGAGTGCCTAAGGAATATCATTCCAGAGATGCACGTATAAACTTGACCTTTAGGATCGTTTATCCAGAACCTGATGGAGTTTGGAAGTGA